From Ipomoea triloba cultivar NCNSP0323 chromosome 5, ASM357664v1, the proteins below share one genomic window:
- the LOC116018777 gene encoding UDP-glucose 6-dehydrogenase 1 encodes MVKICCIGAGYVGGPTMAVIALKCPNIQVAVVDISVQRINAWNSDQLPIYEPGLDDVVKGCRGKNLFFSTDVNKHVCESDIVFVSVNTPTKTRGLGAGKAADLTYWESAARMIADVAKSDKIVVEKSTVPVKTAEAIEKILTHNSKGINFQILSNPEFLAEGTAIQDLFNPDRVLIGGRETPEGNKAVKALKDVYAHWVPEDRILTTNLWSAELSKLAANAFLAQRISSVNAMSALCEATGADVTQVSYAVGKDTRIGPKFLNASVGFGGSCFQKDILNLVYICDCNGLPEVAEYWKQVIKINDYQKNRFVNRVVASMFNTVSNKKVAILGFAFKKDTGDTRETPAIDVCQGLLGDKAQLSIYDPQVNEDQIQRDLTMKKFDWDHPLHLQPMSPTAVKKVSVVWDAYEATKDAHAVCILTEWDEFKKLDYKRIYDNMQKPAFIFDGRNIVNAEKMREIGFIVYSIGKPLDAWLKDMPAVA; translated from the coding sequence ATGGTGAAGATTTGTTGTATTGGTGCTGGATATGTTGGGGGCCCCACCATGGCTGTCATAGCGCTCAAATGCCCTAACATTCAAGTAGCAGTTGTGGATATCTCTGTGCAACGGATCAATGCCTGGAACAGTGACCAGCTCCCCATCTACGAGCCAGGTCTTGATGATGTAGTCAAAGGGTGCCGAGGCAAGAACCTCTTCTTCAGCACGGATGTGAACAAGCACGTATGTGAGTCCGATATAGTCTTTGTTTCTGTCAACACTCCTACCAAGACACGAGGTCTTGGAGCAGGCAAGGCTGCAGATTTGACATATTGGGAGAGTGCAGCTCGCATGATTGCTGATGTTGCAAAGTCTGATAAAATAGTTGTTGAGAAATCAACTGTTCCAGTAAAAACTGCTGAGGCTATTGAAAAAATATTGACCCACAACAGCAAGGGAATTAACTTCCAGATCCTCTCAAATCCTGAATTTCTTGCAGAAGGTACTGCAATCCAAGACCTATTTAATCCTGACAGGGTCCTCATTGGAGGTCGGGAGACCCCAGAAGGCAATAAGGCAGTCAAGGCACTCAAGGATGTCTATGCCCACTGGGTGCCTGAAGACCGCATCCTCACCACCAATTTATGGTCCGCTGAGCTCTCAAAGTTGGCAGCCAATGCCTTCCTGGCACAAAGAATATCTTCAGTAAATGCAATGTCAGCTCTATGTGAGGCTACTGGAGCAGATGTTACGCAGGTGTCATATGCTGTTGGTAAGGACACAAGGATTGGTCCTAAGTTCCTGAATGCCAGTGTTGGTTTTGGCGGTTCTTGCTTCCAGAAGGATATCCTGAACTTGGTTTACATCTGTGACTGCAATGGCCTTCCTGAAGTGGCTGAGTACTGGAAACAAGTAATCAAGATCAATGACTATCAGAAGAACAGGTTTGTTAACCGTGTTGTTGCATCTATGTTTAATACTGTCTCAAACAAGAAGGTCGCTATCCTTGGTTTCGCTTTCAAAAAGGACACAGGTGATACTCGCGAGACCCCTGCCATTGATGTTTGCCAGGGCCTATTGGGCGACAAAGCTCAGCTAAGCATATATGACCCCCAGGTTAACGAGGACCAGATCCAAAGAGACCTCACAATGAAGAAGTTCGATTGGGATCACCCCCTGCATCTCCAGCCAATGAGCCCCACCGCAGTGAAGAAAGTCAGCGTGGTTTGGGATGCCTACGAGGCAACAAAGGACGCTCATGCCGTCTGCATTCTCACCGAGTGGGATGAATTCAAGAAGCTCGACTACAAAAGAATATACGACAACATGCAGAAACCCGCCTTCATCTTTGATGGCAGAAACATTGTTAATGCGGAGAAGATGAGAGAGATTGGCTTCATTGTCTACTCCATTGGTAAGCCGCTGGATGCTTGGCTCAAGGACATGCCTGCCGTCGCTTAA